The window TATCCTGCACATTTTTTTCAATGTTTgctcatcattaaaaaaaaacccagaaggaATATTTATTATAGGAGCATATTTAATGAAGCATTGTGTTAGCCATTAAGTAAAAAGTTTATTCAGAGGCAAACTATTTTAACATTTGTGTTAAAGATTCTCTAAATTTAATTTTTGAAAGAGGTGAGGGATTATAATCTAGCTTCAATAAATCTGTAATTATGTTTAATTTACAGAGCTGTACTGCTATATTTTTGATTTCatgatcttaagggcctgtcccacttacgcgaccttggctcgcaaattacgcgacctcgtggtcgcttgagccgtacgggcaCTGTAGGGCTGCGTGGGGCAGgacccacttagaagcgcggagttgtgcagggctagTCCCGGCATCGtgcagggctccgaaaatcttgcagtgaccgaaatcttcgtgcgccaacggcctgttggcACGCAGGTGCCTTGcggtcgtacacagcgtcttgatggcgtatgcctagcgcgtggcgttgcgtgctgacgtcaccgcccgacgccgtgcgacgctcaaattcagtcggcccgtctcctgcccagctgattgataagcatgacgtaaatgacgtcacgcgcaaacttcctgcgaactccgcttccagttggtcgcgccaaacgcacgcaatcgcatgcaagtgggacaggccattaagtcATTTGTTTCCTATGTGGGGCACGACAGTGAGACTTGCAAAATTGTGGCATGGTGGtactgtggtagagttgcagtattacagcgccagagactgggtttgATTTTGACTCCagctgttgtctgtacggagtttgctcattcttactgtgactgtgtgggttttctctgggtgctctggtttcctcccacattccaaagatgtgcaggtttacaggttatttggcttctgtaaattgtcccttgagtggAGGAAAGAGTTATatgaggtgattgttggtcagcgcggacttgggacaaacggcctgtttccatactgcatctctCAAACTAAAATTAATTTTGTACATACTCAATAGTGAAAAGTTCATTTTTTTCCCTGACGATCACAAGGCTGACATTGAAATTCAAATTTGGCTCAAGGAACAGTATCAAATCAGGATAATGGGTTTAAGTATTTACAGTTCGGCAATGTGATATTGATACGGTCGACTGGGGCAAATGGTCTACTTCTATGTCATAATTTCTGTACAAAATTCTATGTCGCAGGTATTTTCAATCATAGCTGCAATACAAACCTTATTTGTATACTTTGTAAGATCAGCAGCAACGTCAGCAGATGGAGTAGCTATGGGTAGATCTGTGTTGTACACCGAACTGGAGGCTGTGTTCACGACTGCTGAACTGCTGCCTGCTGCTGATAGAGATGACGTACTTGTAACCAAAGTAATGGAAGAAGTGGAAGTTGCCAGAGTTGCCTCTTTCTGCTGCACAGCTGCAATAGGAAGTAAAGTCAAAGTATGAAAAGTGAGAATAGGTCAGTGTCCTTGAATTGTAGTTTTCTTTCTTGGCTATCAGTCAAACCCTCCCAAACTCTCAAATCATAACCAACTTTTGTACAATATGAGCTTTGACCATTTTGGAAGCGGCAATAACTGAACTTATAAATTTTGTTCTTTCGTACAGTTCATGGTGCCAATAAAGAATAGGGAGTTGTTTTCCTGCAATTAAGGAAAAATGGTAGATCTCAATATGCTGACTCCGTTAATCTTAAAAAAACTGTGTTTTGATTGAGATGCTGCAGATTATTCAAGATAATTCGATGAACCCCTAGGAGCTATTGTGtatttctctctgtgactgttttGTACAATCACGGACAGGATCAATCTACTTATTGCCCCAGTACAAAATCAAGACTTTTTCCATGCCtgtaatggataggaaaggtttaaagggatatgggctaaactcgggcaaatgggactagcttagatggggcatcttgatcggcatggatgagttggactgaagagcctgcttctatgctgtatgactctataacaaaaTTACCGCTAACATGCGGTTTGCCGTCTGCCAGATTTAGAGCTAGACTCAAAATATTTATACCTTTCACAGCCAATCTTGTCTGGTATCGCGTTCCTGTGTTCTGAGACTGTTGCTGTTGAGTCGTCGGcacttgctgctgctgttgctgccttTGGACCTTCTGCAAATGCCATTTCTGTGAGGAGGTCTGAAACTTGGTCGAGGGATTCCACACGACTGCACGTTGGACAGATGGTACGGTTTCCTTTGGCAATAAAGGCCGTTGCTTTTTAACCGGACTGTTGCTAACAGTGGCAGCTGAAACTGTGGATGTGGACACCGCGCTGGCAGCTGTTGTTATAGTGGTTGAAGGGGTCTGGCTTGGGAGACTGGGATGTGAAGAAGCAACCTCACCTTTAGGTTGACTGGAGACGGTTGCAGTGGGTGATGCTTTACCTATACACATAATTAGGAATATTACTTTTTCCCCTTATAACTATTAGAACCGATAATCAGCAGTCAATTCACAATTCACTCTTTGATTGTAATATTCATTGTAATAAAATGGAAAGCTGGTGGAAAGAGCATATTATGTTCAAGGTATTCCTtctcccaccactctctctgaaATTTCCAGTGAAAatatttaatctttaaaaatcTGATGTAACTTTTATTCTTCATATCATCACCTTTTTGGACGAACCTCCTATAAAATATGGCACATCACAACCAAAAAAAATCTACGTCCCTGCACCATGAATCAAGCTAGTACTGAGGAAAATTTAGTTCATGTTAATCCCGCTGTAAAAATTAACATCCCACATTAAAAGACGCCaaactagatttttttttttaaacaatcatctTATTCACAAAAAGAGTGAAATACTTTGAAGAAAGCACTTCCCAAGACTTTCCTTCCTGTTTAGGTTATTGTATTCCCTTATTTCAACATCACAATGCAGCTGTACTAGTCGTTGGTGAgacccacacttggagtactgtgtgctctTCTGGTGGCCCAGCTACAGGAAATATGTCATTCAGCTGGAggggatgcagaggagattcaccaggatcttGCCTGAGCTTGCaagcttgagttacagggagaggatggGACTTTTtttgctttggagtgtgggaggctgaaccttattgaggtgtaaagGATGATGAGGGGCAAGAATAAaatgaatggtcacagtctttttccccagggtggaagatTCCAAAACTAATGGGCACAGGCTTAAGTTGGGAGAGGAGatttttaagagggacctcagaggCAGCTTTCCCCACTCAGAGAGTAGGTCTGTACATGGAATAGGCTGCCAAAGGAAGCTATAGACTTTTCAGTCATTTGGACAGatttatggacaggaaaggtttcgagggcaATGGGCCACATGTGGACAAATGGGGCTAGCCCAATAGGccaacttgatcggcatggacaaggtgggtcaTAGGGGCTTGCTTCCATACCATACATATGGCTCTATTAAATAACGTCACAGAaacctataccaagccaataaatttCTGATTCAACTAGTCTAAtggttctattacaaatcttaaattgtggagtacagaggcaaatgaataaatgatgggcctttgccccaaacattatggagggcactgtataatacCATTAAGGAAAGCACAGGTTTAAGTATACATACTTTCCGTATTTGACGAGGCTGGCGATTCTTTCATTGTTGGTGTTGACTCCTTTTTGCTCTTCTCACCTTTCTTGCCTTCTCGTACAGCTTCTTTGCTTTCATCTCCTAAATCGATAACTAGTTCATTGTCAGAATCAGAATCCAGTCCCAAATGCACTGTTGGAGAATCAGTCTCATCTTTATTTCCCAGTTTCTCCTTTGTTCCTTGATGTAGATTTTTAATTTTCTCAATGTGCTCTTTGTCCGAATCCCCATTTGCCTTTTCCTTCCCCAGAGCCTCATTTTTGGCCACAAGAGAACTTGGATTGGTCTCCTGCTTCACTTCCCCATGAACTACTAAATGTTTAGGCTTCTTTTTCACAAAGGGAGATTCCTTTTCACTCCTGGTACCatccttttcctctctctcttcttgtCCGTTGTTTAGCTTTGGACCTTCATCACTGGCATATTCACTGTCAGAAGTGTCCGATTTTTCTGAATCTTCAGAATCGCTGTGTTCCGCACCCGCATCAACATCTTCAGAAATTTCATTTATCCCTTGGGATAAGAATATATAGAATTTTGAAATAATACCAGACATATCATCAATGAAGTCTCAAAAAAAATGTACATGCTTCAAAAGTTGATAATAAACGTATCAAACTAAAGAATATTCCAATATAGAGTGCACTAACTCCATTATTAATAGCATTTCCTATTAACCAATATGATGCTCTTATATGCAACTTGTCAAAACAAGCCAGTAGAGAGCAAGAAGTATTGGTGCCTGGTGGtgctttaaaataaaaatgtaatttcGCAGCATAAGTGGAACTAATTCAACTTCAAAATCTccataagatttaaaaaaaatacaagaaTATAATTGGCATAAATTTGGCAAGGACAATCCCCTTGATTTTTAAGTGATTTGAACTATCTGGATCAAATCAATTCCCATGCAAAAAATCGGTATTGTTTTACTTTTGGTTTAtggatcctcatccttcctcttccaacgtccacaatcagttccttggtcttactgacattgagagccaggttgttgtgatcGCACCATTTGGCCAGTCGATCGATCTCATGTCTACACTCTGACtcttcaccatctgtaattcgtccaacaaaggCGGTGTCGTCGGTGAACTTGAGGATGGAGCttgcactgtgtccggctacacggTCGTTAGTATAGAGTGAACTTCATCTAAAGTCTGGCAGAATAAACCGCCAGGAAATTGCCAAAGTAGTATTTGCTTTGGTTCCTAACTTGCTTTTGAAAGTGAATGATAACTGTTTTGTGCAGAAATGCCCCCAAAATTCCCAAAAAGTTGCCAATACATTTCAAAGTAAAGAGAAGCTGGATAGTAGCCTTTTTGCTGGTTTATGACTTAGAAAGCTGCAGAAATCCCAGCAATTCAATCAAATTATTAATCTTTTCTTTACCATTAGGCTGTTTCTTTACAAAGGAACAGTAATCACTGTTCAAAATACATCATACAAAATCCAACAGGGATCATTGGATTTTATAACAGTCATAAATTAAACTGATTATTCTCAAGAAAATTAACtgcagtccttcctcaaatcaattAACAAGATTAACAATTTGAGGGAGATAACTCGTGCGAGTTATCTAtgaaaaatgtaacattttattTTCTGAGTAATAGGGCTTTCTAATCTTGTCCTGTATTCCAAAAGAGGTCACACATTATCATTTGGTCCTACAATGCAGTATAGAATGCCTCATAGAGCACAGCACTTACATATTCAAACTTTTGCCAATATCTCTTCAGTCCAACGAAACAAATAATCTTTGTGATGATCAGAATACAAAGACTCTAAAATACGAGTTTAGAGTCTTTGTATTTTAATCATCACAAAGATGATCAgataaatacagcgtggaaacaaacccttcagcccaccgagtctgcgccgaccagtgatcaccccgcacattaacacaatcctacacactagggacaagttacaattttaccaaagccaattaacctacaaacacacactttGGGCTgcaggaggaaactagagcacccagagaaaacccatgtgatcacagggacaatgtacaaactccgcacagacggcacccgtagtcaggatggaaccgtggtctctgacactgtgatgcagcagctctactcgcCACGCCGCCGTTTCACTGTTTGTCTCCCCTGTGCAGGCAGACGGGGCTGGGACTGGATGTACAGTGGCCCGGGTCAGTGCCATCGTGGCACCCAGCGTACGTTGATCGGTGACTACGTGCCCTCCTTTCCCATGGCCACACACAGTGGGATAACAATCATATCTGGACTGGCTGCCATTAGCCTCCTGGAAACACACAATGTGCATGTGAAATTGAACTAATATGGCAGGCAAATAAGCAAGCCGTGCGTGGTGAatcaaagagatctttattgGTGAAGTAAAGAGAACAACACACGCGAATGGGGGAAGGCTGACCCGGGGCTCAATACTTATACTAGAGCACACCCCTAAACCTCATGACAACTGCTTCCCGCCATTACCCAGTAATATGACCCTATCCCCAACTGCCGAGGGTTCACATAGTAAGTGGCCTccccaccgggtggcgccacaggacccccccccctccccccagaaccggaggcatGAAAGCGAAAGGGTAGGCGAACGAGGCATTGATCCCGCACATTCACTAACAGAGACTAGGCCCAGAGGAAATCTGTGCCTAGCAATGGCTGGGAAACCATCAACCACCGTAAAGGTCGAGGTAAAATGGCATGGGCCAAAGATGAGCATGATCGTGCGAACTCCAAACGTCCATATGGACCTGCCGTTGACTGCAGTCAGCGAAGGACCCCACTTGCCATAACGAGTGTCCACCCCCGACAGGGGTAAAGCGCCAACCTCCGCGCCCGAGTCCTTAGTGTCGATCCCACACGTGtagaggcgatttttcaggccgaCCGCCGCAGTGACTACTAGTGGCCGGCCCTGGCATTTTCCGGATACAAGCAGGGCGGGCGGCACAGATGGGCTGCGGGACCCGAGCGCTGGTGGTAGTAACACCACTTCCCCTTACCAGGGTCGTTCAGGACTGGCGACGCAGCTGAACTCCCGGTGGACATAGGGCCTGGTCTCTGGGCCCTCCAGCCGATACCTGATCGATCGAGTCACCACCCTGCCGCTTGGCTTGCCACAGCTCGTCCGTCGCTAACAGCAGGAGGCCTGCGAAATCCTCACCGGTGAGCAGTAGGCGAATGTCGTCCGACATCTACTCCAAAAAGGTGTGCTTGAAAACCAGGCAGGGCCGACGCCCATCCATGAGGGTGAGCATCTCACTCATGAGCTCCAACAGCTTGCGATCGCCGAGGCCGCCCATACGTATGAGCCGTGCTGTGCGGTCCGTCCGGGCAGCTGAGCGCAAAGGTCTGCAAGAGCAGCGCTTTAAGGCCCTCATATTTGTCCTGATCCGGTAGCGCACGTCGGTAAGGGATCAGGCGACCGGCCGTTTCCTGATCCAACGCGCCGACCACATAGTAGTACCGCGTGTCGTCGGCTGTTATGCGTCGAACGTGGAACTGGGCTGCGATGTCCAGAACACGGGCAACTTCAGGGAGACAAAATTCTGCTGGGCCGGATTGTCAGCGACCTCGGGCTGTTGAGGTTGATAGTTGACTGCGTCCATGATTTAAATCCAAAATGACTGttttggatcgtcggggtcaccaatatggcaggcgaataagcaagccatgtgtggtgaatcaaagagatctttattgTTGAAGTAAAGAGAACAACACACACGCGAATGGGGGAAGGCTGACCCGGGGCTCAATACTTATACCGGGGCACACCCTTATACCTCATGACAACTCCTTCCCGCCATTACCCAGTCGTGTGACCCTACCAccgactgccgagggttcgcatAATAAGTGGCCTACCCACTGGGTGGAGCCACactaaattattttaaatcacaTCTTAGTCTTGGCAATTCCAGACAGAGTGCTGGATTCTCTATTAAATGCGAGTAAATACAAATCTCTATCTCAAATATCATTAATACTAAACTTCTcttcaataaatgtattttagCAGGTCATATCCATCATGTTGATTTGACGAGTCTTTAGAAGGcttcccaaacgtcacccatccattttctccagagatgctgcctgacccactgagttactccagcactttgtgtctatgttggtTTCCTTGTCCATTAAAATGCATCACTCCAACTTTACCAAAGGTATGGGGAAATTAATTTGTCCCTTAAAAAATGCATACCACAAACAAACAATTAAAAGGTGAAATGCCAACTCTCCTGCCTTCCAAACCATTAAGTTTAGGAAAAAAAATCTTCTACCAAACTTTAATTACACTGATATTCCAAAGAACGAATAAGTCCTTCCTGAAGCCTTAAAATTTGATAAATAACAAACACATTCTCACCTAACTGTGCTTTACAACTTTCTATTGTCTTGTCGAGATTAAGCAGGAAACTGCTCCGGACTGGGTGTTTTTTGGGTGAAGTGAGGAGCACAGGAGCTGATTGCACCACAGATTCACTCAGCTCTTTCAGATCCATCTCTGCTTTACTGCGATCTATCAGACAAGAGGacagaataaaacattaatgagaaAGCAAAACCAATGATGTGGTATCAGCCTGAAGCAAGCCTCTGTTGAAGACATCTGAAAAGACAGAGAGGTGACCCAAAGCCAATGTGGAACATGGTCTCAGAATACTGATCATTCTAGAATGCAATATTAAGAGATGGTGTGAAAACAATGGAGTTTGGCAAATCAATGACAACATGGCCTTTGAGACAATAAATTGGACAGAATACCAAGCTATTACTGTTTTAGGACCACGATAGAAATGAAAAGCACAGCTGAAGCCACAGAATAAGTAATAATGAAAGAAAACAACTTTTCAATCATACCAAATATAGAAAACTGCATGACAATCTCCCTACTCTATCTTGTGGCCTACAATAtacaatgaaaaataaactaTGAAAATAACTGGGATGGTGTGTTACTGGGACAACCTTGTTGAATCATAAAACAAAGCTTTTGTTTTGAAAAAGTGATACTTGTCCAACCTTCTGCATCTAATTTCCTCTCAAACAATGTACGTTACTCATTTCAAAGTCCCCTTCCCTGGCTGGAAATAGCTAAAAGAAGATGGCACACAACACTGGACAATCCCAATGCATGCACATACACTGCTCCCACACAGCCTCTTCACGTGGCCATAGATTGACTAAAAATCCCATAAAGCCAATGGAAAAAACATTTTGTGGTCACAACTAACCAAGGTTTAGATTAAGGATGCTGCCCGTAGGAGGGGTTTTCAGAGTCCTTTCTGATTTAGCAGCAATGGGAGTGGAGGACTGAGGAGAGAAGGGTTTTGGGCTGCCCGACACACTGCCAGCTTGACTTGTCTTCATAGATCCAGGAGAAGCTGAAAGAGGAAACAAACTGGATCAATGTGGATCGGGCAGAGAATTTCAGGTTTGAACATTGTTTGTAACCTGTACCACAAATGAACATGAAGTCAGTTGGAGGAGGAAGGTTTGTCATCCAAAACTCGACACAGAATGGGAATGGGTGaatggacatagaacatagaatccaTCAAGCTAATGCATGATCCCTGCATGACTCTGGGCTTCTTCATTTTTAAGATCAAGTTCATCTGCCAGACAAATTCCATATTCAGTGATAATCCTTTACCTATCCTCAAATCTCCTTTCTGTTGGAATAACATTAAGAATCTTGTGTAAGGTGGTATTAATAATGTCAACACAATTTCAAGTTTGCCAGACCAAAGTTGCAGTCTCCATTACTTGGAAGATCTTTACATACTGGTAACATCAGCACATCATCTCCAAAATACAGAACTCTCTATGGAAACGGCATGCAAAACTACCCTCTTAAAATCCAAGACCATATATTTTTAGATTTACTTTTTAAGATGTTTAGATTACTCTTTAAAACCCTAGAGCGtctatttgtctgaagaagggttccgacccgaaacggcagcgatcctttttctccagagatgctgcctgacccactgagttactccagcactttgtgtcaatcttcaacatctatttttaaatcttttcacttttcactgcACAAATTCCTAGTAGCATCTGTCGACTTAATGATACAATATTTCTGCCTCCCAATAAAATTACTGGGATACAGTCACCCATTCCCAATTCATTTTAGGTCTAATGCCACTCTGGTATAAAACTTTCTGTTCTACTGTGATGTCTGGAAAACAGAACTGACAGTCCTCAGTGCAGGGCAACTGAAATGCTTTTACACAACCTACTGGGGACAGTGTATATGGGAATTATATCGAAAAAAAATTGGCAATCAAATTTATAAGCATAAATTTTGAAGGAGTTATAAAGGTACAACCTCTCCAATGGGTTCCTTTTATATAGCTTTTGAAAAAAAAGATGGTTAATTTCACCTTTTCCTTCCCGCTCCATCAAATGCTGCCTCAACATACACTTCGAAACAAGTTGTTAAAGTTAAGGTATATCATACCTGTGCTCCGGTCAATGAAGTCCATCGACTCCTCGCTTGCACTAAAGTGACTGGAAGTAGCTTTCATGCTCTTCTCTGTAGGATCAGTTTCTAGGTCAGAACCAGTGTGCACTGAAGAATTGGTGCTCATTGGTGAACGAGGCGTGTCCATTAGTGAAATTCTCTGACTGGGACCACCGATTAACAGAGACTTGCTGAGAACTATTTTTGGCGAGGCAGTCATATCAAAGTTTAGTTTGATTTTCTCATATTTATCAGGCTTAGCAGTTCCTGCGGCTGGGTTCTGGGGATCTTTCAGCATCTGGAATTGGTTGTTGGGAGTGTATGGTGACCGAAAAGGTGCATAATTGAATGTTCCAAACTTTTTACGAATGTTTTCCACATATACCTCCATTTCTTGCATTGCACTATTGAAGATGCTTTTCGTCTTTTTCACAGAAAAGGGGATTTCTCTGGACATGAGGTAGCAGTTATTTATTGGAACCCAAGCCCTGTGTATAGGAGAAAAAATTGTTATATTAATGCCTCTTTTAGATTTATTTGCCAATATTTTCTCTTCGGCTCCAACATCACAATGACAAAAACATGTTACTTATAAATGCAAATCAAACCCATTGAGGATCAGATTGTCTTTTGATCCAAGGGCCAGAGGTCAAGAATTTTGAGAGATCTTTTAACACGTTTTGTCATCGTCATATCATGTTATTTTCAATGGTCATGCTTGTGGGTCACTGATATACAATTCATTCCAGTGTGGCATCGCTGATTAAGACAATTACCCTCAGTGTTTTCAAATCCCTCCTTGGCATTTAGGTATCTGTCTTTGCATCTCTTCATGTGGCTGAAagtcaaattttgataatgcttcGGTGAAGGGCCTTGGGGTGTTTTGCTATGTAAATGGAGCCACATCAATGCATGGAGTTATTGCCAGGATTTAGTAAACTCAGGGGATAACCAGCCACTTTGCGCAAATGCCAGCTAGCAACGCATcatgcaggacaaagcaaccTACTTGACTGGCGTTTCATTACccattttaaacattaattcccTCCACCATGAGTACACAGGCTACTTTGGAAGCTCCTCCCAAACCATCCATCACCAAGAAGATCAAGTGCAGCAGGTGCATGGGACCACCACCATTTTGGGTACCACTGAGCCACATCTAGAATTATATTGCTGGTCCTTCATCATTACTGAATTCAAATCTAGGAACTCCTTAACCAATAGCAATGCAGTTGGATGCTCTTAAGACAAATCATTCCTTAATTTAGATTTTGAAAACACACCCTATGTTCCATTTAGAATTAAGAGTGGATTGGTGCTCTGATTATTCTGGCCTCAAGATATACACTCATGCCCCACTCCAGAACTTGAGATCATGCACTGTGAGTTAGCAAAAAGCAAATAAACTTTGGCATGGGGCTCTGGCCACATGAATAATAGTACACTTAAAACAACAACATTAttttcttgaagaagggtctcggcctgaaacatcacccattccttctctccagagatgttggctgccccgctgagttactccagcattttgtgtctatctttggtgtaaacctgcatctgcagttcattcctacacattactCACCTGTCATGCTGCCCAAAGAATCGCGCGTCAACCTGTCCTTCCTTGTCCCGCAGTGCTTTTGCAGGCCAGAAGGGAAAGCCTTTAAGCTTTGCCCAGACAAGTGGGTGGGGATTACTctgcaaacaaaaaacaaaaaaaaattgtgataagAGGCAGGTAAATCTGAACTGTTGGAAGATTACTGCATTGCTGAATGGAGAAGATCAAGTAGAACATGAAGAATTACACAAGTTCAATGCGAGTAATTATAACCAATAGGTTATATATATAGGCAAACTGCACCTAATAAACAATATTTAAACACAATTCTTCTGTGGAAAATCAGTAGCACAGCACAAGCATTAACCCTGCAGGCCACAGACACAgcgatcatttttttttaaaggaaatcgCGACCAGCACTCTTGGCAGTTATGCAGTGTCCTGCTACTGTGCTAGCTTTCCCCAGAGTTCATGCCCGCTACTTGCAACCTAAATTATCGCTCTGAAAACAACCAGACTGTGCCCTGAAGCCTCACAGCAGAGACTAGAAATTGAGAGAAGTCAGTTTTACTTTGACTCAAAATATTACTCAATATCATTATTCAGAAACAACTTGCCACTGTACTTGTTTTGATTTAGTTTTTGGGAAATAGAATTCCATTCCTTAAGTTTAGCAGGGAAGTATTCCACAGGTATcagagattttatgttcactgattCAGTGGCAAAAGGTAGAGGTTGCCCAAAAATTGTGATTGTATAAGTTTGATGAAAAACGCCAATAATTACCCTCTGTCTGAACAACACGTCTGTTCCACCAGATTGAACAAAGACTCAGAGTCCACTTGTTGAAAGATCAATAAGATAAGTGGAAGGTAGTCCATGTAAAGGAACTAAGCTATTCTTCATAGAGGACTGGAGGATGCAATTTGAAAATTCACAACCCTTGAACAGGATTAGGAACTGACCTGGAGTGGGATAACAAATTTTGGGTGATGATAACACATCAAGAAGTTAAGTGGATTCAGACCAACTTTCATCTTGAATAATGTGATCAATATCTGGTGAGAAGCGCAATGGATGGTTTTTGCAAACTTTCATGTCATGTTTAAATTTCCTCTCGTTTCCTTGACCAACGACCCACTGCCCAACAATAGCGCACTAATGAAAATATGTTTCTCTGTGGCATCTATTTGAGTGAAGGAGCAATGATTTAGAAATAACCACTTCTGGATAGTGGAAAGGATGATTGtaaaggtgtttagaaatgtcttaaagcaaactaaagatcataaggtagacaaaaatgctggagaaactatttttccagcatctgcagttctttcttaaagatcaTAAGGGATCAGCTGTTTGATTTAATGGACATCTTGACATTCAGTTTACAGAATACTTTAACTTACACAAGGCTCACAGAACCAATTGTCCCTCTTCTGGCATGCAGCCAAATAGCATTCTGGACAAACTTCAATTTCATTCATCTATTTTTTAAGGGGAAAGAGGAGAAACATATTAGCTTGAAACCACATCTTTTCTTCAATGGAGCAAAGCATCAACTAAAACCACAAACAGTGGACATCCGAGAGAGTGAATAGCTGACAGA is drawn from Leucoraja erinacea ecotype New England chromosome 21, Leri_hhj_1, whole genome shotgun sequence and contains these coding sequences:
- the zmynd8 gene encoding MYND-type zinc finger-containing chromatin reader ZMYND8 isoform X1 — encoded protein: MLKIDNRSSWTQKGLLEISSIFVPPTTSLAEDPPKQEEEDEEEEEEEEGEEEEEEIEEEEEEEGGEERGEEEVKGMEISTRSRDLGSGERTGLKRKQLSPQPSSNGHSPQDESLSPIKKKKKPGLANSSKEQLTLRRGPFASMKQPFTKDLLHVVPQDGRNDFYCWVCHREGQVLCCELCPRVYHAKCLKLNAEPEGDWFCPECEKITVAECIETQSKAMTMLTIDQLSYLLKFALQKMKQPGTEPFQKPVSLEQHPDYAEYIFHPMDICTLEKNVKKKMYGCTEAFLADVKWILHNCIIYNGDFCVAANHKLTATAKVIIKICEHEMNEIEVCPECYLAACQKRDNWFCEPCSNPHPLVWAKLKGFPFWPAKALRDKEGQVDARFFGQHDRAWVPINNCYLMSREIPFSVKKTKSIFNSAMQEMEVYVENIRKKFGTFNYAPFRSPYTPNNQFQMLKDPQNPAAGTAKPDKYEKIKLNFDMTASPKIVLSKSLLIGGPSQRISLMDTPRSPMSTNSSVHTGSDLETDPTEKSMKATSSHFSASEESMDFIDRSTASPGSMKTSQAGSVSGSPKPFSPQSSTPIAAKSERTLKTPPTGSILNLNLDRSKAEMDLKELSESVVQSAPVLLTSPKKHPVRSSFLLNLDKTIESCKAQLGINEISEDVDAGAEHSDSEDSEKSDTSDSEYASDEGPKLNNGQEEREEKDGTRSEKESPFVKKKPKHLVVHGEVKQETNPSSLVAKNEALGKEKANGDSDKEHIEKIKNLHQGTKEKLGNKDETDSPTVHLGLDSDSDNELVIDLGDESKEAVREGKKGEKSKKESTPTMKESPASSNTESKASPTATVSSQPKGEVASSHPSLPSQTPSTTITTAASAVSTSTVSAATVSNSPVKKQRPLLPKETVPSVQRAVVWNPSTKFQTSSQKWHLQKVQRQQQQQQVPTTQQQQSQNTGTRYQTRLAVKAVQQKEATLATSTSSITLVTSTSSLSAAGSSSAVVNTASSSVYNTDLPIATPSADVAADLTKYTNKMMEAIKGTMTEIYNDFSRNSSGNTIAEIRRMKIEIDKLQWLHQQELAEMKHNLELTMAEMRQSLEQEKDRMVAEIKKQIEAEKQQAVDETKKKQWCANCRKEAIFYCCWNTSYCDYPCQQAHWPEHMKSCTQSATATQQEPESEVNSEALNKSAQPAPTVQQSPPEAKAGQNDKDPSPDKNKENVTVEAGVTSHQPIKLVQVQAPSAT